AGCACCTGGACGTTCGGGTCCTTGCGCATCGCGTCGACGTCGGCCGGGTTCGGATACGGCATGACGTGGCACTCGCCCTTCTGGAGCTTGGCCCAGCGCACCGAGGCATCCGGCGTGATGGCGAAGACGAGGTCGTCGAGGGCGGCCTTGCCGGCGTAGTATTGCGGGAAGGCGCGATAGCGGACGATCGCGTCCTTCTGGTATTGCAGCAGGTAGAACGGTCCGGTGCCGATCGGCTCCTGGTCGAGCTTGTCCGGCGTGCCGGCCTTCATCATCGCGTCGGCGTATTCCTTCGACTGGATCGCCGCGAAGGGCATCGCCAGATCGGCGAGGAACGGCGCCTCCGGTCCGGTCAGGGTGAAGCGGATCGTGTGGTCGTCCACCTTGTCGATCGACGTGAGCAGCTTCGGCAGCCCCATGTCGTTGAAGTAGGTGTGGTTGGCGCTGGTCACCCGGAAGAACGGGTGGTTCTCCTTCCACTGCCGCTCGAACGAGAAGATCACGTCATCGGCGTTGAAGTCGCGCGTCGGCTTGAAGGTCTTGTTGGAATGCCACTTCACGCCTTTGCGCAAGTGGAAGGTATAGGTCTTGCCATCCTCGGAGATGTCCCACTTCTCGGCGAGGTCGGGCACCACGTTGGTGGTGCCGCGCTCGAAATTGACGATGTTCGAGTAGATCTGGGACCCGGCATCGAACGAGGTGCCGGTGGTGTTCACGGCCGGATAGAAATTCTCCGGGCTGCCCTCGGAGCAGTAGACCAGCGTCTTGGCGCCGGCCGGCAGGCTTGCCGCCAGGGCGGTCGCGGCACCGAGAACCACCGCCAGGGACGCGCGCTTCATGCTCTGCTCTCCACTCGTCGCGGGCGGGCGCCCGGCCAATCGCCACTTCTGGCGGGTTTCCGCTCATTTCCGCAAGGCCTTGGCGAATTGGACGCACAGACGGCTCATCGTCCGGGCACGAATGCGCGCAAAGACGCCTCGCGCCCTAAGCGGACGAAGCGTTGGCGAGGCCAACGCTTCGTCCGCTTAGGTTTTTGTTTTTTCGCAGATTTTCGTCGCAAGACCGGCAACCACTTTTGCGAAATCTGCTTAGCCCTCCAGCGTCCCCTGCCTCTCCGGCCCCGCCAGCACCCGGTCGCTCTCGTCCTTCAGCGCCACGCCGGTGAGCCGCCGGCTCAGCGCCTGGGCGATCAGCCAGTGCAGCTTGAACGCCGCGAGATCCGGCTTCAGCCCCGCCGCCCGCACGTTCGACAGGCAGTTGCGCTCGGCGTCGGTCCGGCCGGGGCGCGGATCGAAGGTGAGGTAGATGCCGAGGCTGTCGGGCGAGGACAGGCCGGGCCGCTCGCCGATCAGCACCGCGACGGCGCGGGCCTTGAGCAGGGCCCCGACCGCGTCGCCGAGCGCCACCCGCGCTTGCGTCGCCACCACCACCGGCGCCAGGCGCCAGCCGGAGCCGGTCAGCGCCGGCCTGAGTGCGGCGAGGAGCGGCACCGCGCCCTCGTGGACGGCGCGGGCCGAGAGGCCGTCGGCCACCACCAGGGCGAGGTCGACCGGCTCGCCGGCGGCGGCCGCGAGCGCGCCTTCCGAGGCCTCGTCGAGCCGGCGGCCGAGATCGGGCCGGCGCAGGTAGGTCGCCCGGTCCGGGGCGGCGGAGGCGGCCGACAGGGTCTCGAAGCCGAGCGCCGCGATGCCGGCCCGCATGGCGTCGGCGTCGAGGGGGGTGTGGACCGCGTCGCGGGCCTGGGCATGGGCGAGGCCGAAGCGCAGAACCTCGCGGGTCGGCAGGCCGGCCCCGGCGCGGCCGAGCGCGATGCGGGCCGGGGTCAGGGCGGCGAGGCGCTGCCAAGCCGCGGCAAGATCGTCGGCGCGGCTCACGCGGCGAGCCCCGTCAGGAGCGGTGCCGCCCCGCCCGGCAGCAGCGTGCCCGCTTCGTCGGTCAGCCCCATCCGGGAGAGCCATTCCGAAAATTCGGGCGCGCGCTTCAATCCCATCACCTCGCGCAAGTAGAGCTGGTCGTGGAACGAGGTCGACTGGTAGTTCAGCATCACGTCGTCGGCCCCCGGGACGCCCATGATGTAGGTCACGCCGGCCGCGCCCAAGAGCGTCAGTAGCGTGTCCATGTCGTCCTGGTCGGCCTCGGCGTGGTTGGTGTAGCAGACGTCGACCCCGAGCGGCACGCCCATCAGCTTGCCGCAGAAATGGTCCTCCAGTCCTGCCCGGATGATCTCCTTGCCGTCGTAGAGGTATTCCGGGCCGATGAAGCCCACCACCGTGTTGACGAGGAGCGGCCGGAAGGCCCGCGCCACCGCGTAGGCCCGCGCCTCCAGGGTCTGCTGGTCGATGCCGTGATGAGCGTTCGCCGAGAGGGCCGAGCCCTGGCCGGTCTCGAAATACATCACGTTGTCGCCCACGCTGCCCCGCTTCTGTGCCAGGGCCGCCTCGTGCGCCTCCTTCAGGATCGGCAGGGTGACGCCGAACGAGGCGTTGGCTCCTTGCGTGCCGGCGATCGACTGGAACACGAGATCGACCGGCACGCCGCGGTTCATCGCCTCGATCGTCGTGGTGACGTGGGTGAGCACGCAGGCTTGCG
This is a stretch of genomic DNA from Methylobacterium sp. 17Sr1-1. It encodes these proteins:
- a CDS encoding ABC transporter substrate-binding protein; amino-acid sequence: MKRASLAVVLGAATALAASLPAGAKTLVYCSEGSPENFYPAVNTTGTSFDAGSQIYSNIVNFERGTTNVVPDLAEKWDISEDGKTYTFHLRKGVKWHSNKTFKPTRDFNADDVIFSFERQWKENHPFFRVTSANHTYFNDMGLPKLLTSIDKVDDHTIRFTLTGPEAPFLADLAMPFAAIQSKEYADAMMKAGTPDKLDQEPIGTGPFYLLQYQKDAIVRYRAFPQYYAGKAALDDLVFAITPDASVRWAKLQKGECHVMPYPNPADVDAMRKDPNVQVLEQPGLNIGYLAYNTQKKPFDDVRVRKALNSAINKKAIIDAVYLSTGVAAKNPIPPTLWSYNDAIKDDPYDPEAAKTLLADAGLGNGLTMDLWAMPVQRPYNPNARRIAELMQADLAKVGVKAEIKSYEWGEYRKRVQEGEHQTAMFGWTGDNGDPDNFLHTLLGCAAAQKGGGNAAKWCDKTYDDLVTKAKTITDKAERTKLYEQAQVVFKEQAPWFTIAHAVQLKPVRKEVVDFKLSPFGRHTFYGVSLK
- the eutC gene encoding ethanolamine ammonia-lyase subunit EutC — translated: MSRADDLAAAWQRLAALTPARIALGRAGAGLPTREVLRFGLAHAQARDAVHTPLDADAMRAGIAALGFETLSAASAAPDRATYLRRPDLGRRLDEASEGALAAAAGEPVDLALVVADGLSARAVHEGAVPLLAALRPALTGSGWRLAPVVVATQARVALGDAVGALLKARAVAVLIGERPGLSSPDSLGIYLTFDPRPGRTDAERNCLSNVRAAGLKPDLAAFKLHWLIAQALSRRLTGVALKDESDRVLAGPERQGTLEG
- a CDS encoding ethanolamine ammonia-lyase subunit EutB — encoded protein: MSYRHVVGSRTFVFSDLAELMAKASPPRSGDRLAGLAAGSAEEGVAARWCLAEVPLSQILARPLIPYESDDVTRLILDTHDAAAFARIAHLTVGDFREFLLTASPETLAAIAPGVTPEIAAAVSKIMRNQDLIVVARKARVVTRLRNTIGLPGTLAVRLQPNHPSDDPAGITASILDGLAYGCGDACIGINPVSDSVQGLTGLLHLLAEMIDRFAIPTQACVLTHVTTTIEAMNRGVPVDLVFQSIAGTQGANASFGVTLPILKEAHEAALAQKRGSVGDNVMYFETGQGSALSANAHHGIDQQTLEARAYAVARAFRPLLVNTVVGFIGPEYLYDGKEIIRAGLEDHFCGKLMGVPLGVDVCYTNHAEADQDDMDTLLTLLGAAGVTYIMGVPGADDVMLNYQSTSFHDQLYLREVMGLKRAPEFSEWLSRMGLTDEAGTLLPGGAAPLLTGLAA